Part of the Nilaparvata lugens isolate BPH unplaced genomic scaffold, ASM1435652v1 scaffold6444, whole genome shotgun sequence genome is shown below.
aaaataagctcaaaattcgagaaaatgtgattattcaattgcaaactgttggctactgttgattctattgaatcattcactataaagagatagcatacttcgtgtgtctccagcgttattgtactgtcaccagctaaatatgttcaaattacatgaaaattgttagagccattttcaagatcCAAtggacatgaataaccagatataaaaataaccagatattaaaatatccagatataaaaataaccagataaatataaataaacagagtgtttcttaattatggtataataatttaatatgtcATAGTggaggtgaaaataagaaaaaaagttctttaaatatatatccataaacgcttcgtTAGcaagctatacagagtgaaagattttgcCCGGAATTCATcagtgaaatacaccgatgctgaattgtttggggactagtttgtctctgttttcaaatggtgacagtcacGGAGACTAGAACCGACTATAAtagtctgagtgtcaccatttggaaacacatgctcttgactatagtgaggtccatgttataatgacagtatttgatcaactttggttttgctatccttgtctatcattcgacaaagccgatgGTACTGTCCTTTTATGAGTCCAcaatgatgccaattatgttttttacagtgtagaaatataattaattaatgcagagaatcgacatcgctattcttctatctgtatccactgccattataacgtggacctcactatagagttgagtctcttctcgcctaagtgtgagttgagcctaaagaGCTCTGAATAGATGACAAGCGTCTGTGGCTGAATTTTCACATACCATGATGAATTTCATGCCAAATATGTTGAGGCGAATATTCAATACTCACCTGTTGACCATTTTTGAAGAAAGCCAAAAAGGAGTTGCTCCGTTCTTGAAATGTGTATTGAATGAAGTATCTGGTTGATGGTGATTTTCTGCACCTTCCATTCCATAGTAGCATTTGACAGTTGGGTAAGTATCGCAAAAAGCCTATGTATGGGAAAAAGCAAAGTTTAATAATTGTCTCACAAGTCAAGTTTTAGAATACGATAGATAAACCAAATGAATTGTCAAGGTCAGGAAGCCACTCAACACTCAACGACTCAACACACTGCATCGCTGCTGCAACCCTTATGCCCGGTTGCATAAGAGTCGCTACATAAAGTCACTCATAGTTAACAGAGCCATTAGTTAACAACTCGCACATAAATAGATGTTCGTTGCAGAGTCATTTGCCAGACCCCTTTTAGCTATGGCTCTGATAAGGCACACACATAGTCACACTGCTGCTCATACCACTTTTGCGTGGTATGCTTAGGTTGCCGTAGTGCCGTCTGCCCTGAAAGCCGCCACTCACCAAAAAATGGTCAGTTTTTATGGACACTACCAAAGTGGAACAGTGAGAGACAAACTGGGTCTATTCTATTTTACATCTATCATTTTTTGGCAGCACTGAACCTGTGTTCCTCTTAGTTGTAGTACattaaaaaatctaaaaagtaaTTAGGCctattaatagttatttgtatatctagagtgaaaagtatgtctttttctccctgtgggaaaaagtttgaagcccgaggcgaagccgagggcaacaattttcctgaggagaaaaagtatttttcgctcatgatatacacaacatttttcctccatctacatttttttatagaaactgcaaataaaatcattctaataacttacgtattggtgacaatgtttcctaacaacataacctaaaatctgaaacctaaaaactggtcgtctgattggcactgccgattgcgctatctattggccaaagttgtaacaattatatcagctgggcagctaccaaaaatggctgactccagatcacgcggttcaga
Proteins encoded:
- the LOC120356307 gene encoding LOW QUALITY PROTEIN: uncharacterized protein LOC120356307 (The sequence of the model RefSeq protein was modified relative to this genomic sequence to represent the inferred CDS: inserted 1 base in 1 codon), translated to AFCDTYPTVKCYYGMEGAENHHQPDTSFNTHFKNGATPFXAFFKNGQQVTVIGHTVTGIKFSDYKAAFEAVK